Proteins encoded by one window of Labrus bergylta chromosome 2, fLabBer1.1, whole genome shotgun sequence:
- the LOC136181066 gene encoding stonustoxin subunit alpha-like, which translates to MYEIDSDLVTSSSLDHSGLHRLKPGLRKYACELELDTNTVNRKLKLSDNNRKVTRVEELQSYPDHPDRFEHWPQLLCRTGLTGRCYWEVEWRGKVDVSVSYRGIRRRGDSNECWFGYNDQSWSLICFNRGYSVCHKNIRTEISSSSSSSSSSSSSSVSHRVAVYVDCPAGSLSFYRVSSDKLIHLHTFNTTFTEPLYPGFMSWSPGSSVSLCGLSV; encoded by the exons atgtatgaaatagattctgatctggttaCTTCCTCCAGTttggaccatagtggactgcacagactgaagcctggtctgaggaagt atgcctgtgagctggaactggacacaaacacagtgaacagaaaactgaaactgtctgacaacaacaggaaggtgacacgtgtggaggagcttcagtcatatcctgatcatccagacagatttgaacactggcctcagctgctgtgtaggactggtctgactggtcgctgttactgggaggtcgagtggagaggaaaggttgatgtatcagtgagttacagaggaatcagaaggagaggagacagtaatgaatgttggtttggatataatgatcagtcctggagtctgatctgCTTTAATAGAGGTTACTCTGTCTGTCACAAGAACATAAGAacagagatctcctcctcctcctcctcctcctcctcctcctcctcctcctctgtctctcacagagtagcagtgtatgtggactgtcctgctggctctctgtccttctacagagtctcctctgacaaattgatccacctccacaccttcaacaccacattcactgaacctctctatcctgggtttatgTCCTGGtctcctggttcttcagtgtctctgtgtggtctgtcggtctga
- the LOC136181133 gene encoding NLR family CARD domain-containing protein 3-like, which yields MKQEELADCLQSRTLGAVCQKKLKSNLKEKFQCVFEGIAKAGNPTLLNQIYTELYITEGGTGEVNDEHEVRQIETASRKPHRPETTIRQEDIFKASPGRDEPIRRVMTKGVAGIGKTVLTQKFTLDWAEDKDNQDIHFTFPFTFRELNVLKKKKFNLLELVHHFFPETKEAGICRFEEFQVVFIFDGLDECRLPLDFKNNETLTDVTESTSVDVLLTNLIRGKLLPSAHLWITTRPAAANQIPPECVDMVTEVRGFTDPQKEEYFMKRFRNEEQADRIISHIKTSRSLHIMCHIPVFCWITATVLEDVLKTRTRGELPKTLTEMYIHFLVFQSKLKNIKYDGGAETDPHWSPESRKMIKSLGKLAFEQLQKGNLIFYDSDLTECGIDIRAASVYSGVFTQIFKEERGLYQDKVFCFIHLSVQEFLAALHVHLTFINSGVNLMSEKQKTSRRSKLFREKPDPTHLYQSAVDQALQSPNGHLDLFLRFLLGLSLETNQNLIRGLLTHTGSGSKTNQKTVKYMKEKISEDLSAEKSINLFHCLNELNDRSLVEEIQQSLRSGRLSTDKLSPAQWSALVFILLSSEKDLDVFDLKKYSASEEALLRLLPVIKASNKALLSGCNLSERSCEALSSVLSSQSSSLRELDLSNNNLQDSGVKLLCSGLKSPLCRLDTLRLSGCNLSERSCEALSSVLSSQSSSLRELDLSNNNLQDSEVKLLCSGLKTLHCSLETLRLSGCNLSERSCEALSSVLSSQSSSLRELDLSNNNLHDSGVKLLSTGLKSPLC from the exons atgaagcaggaggagctggctgactgtctgcagagca gaacGTTAGGTGCAGTGTgccaaaaaaaactcaaatctaacctgaaggagaagttccagtgtgtgtttgaggggattgctaaagcaggaaacccaacccttctgaaccagatctacacagagctctacatcacagagggagggactggagaggtcaatgatgaacacgaggtcagacagattgaaacagcatccaggaaaccacacagaccagaaacaaccatcagacaagaagacatctttaaagcctcacctggaagagatgaaccaatcagaagagtgatgacaaagggagtggctggcatcgggaaaacagtcttaacacagaagttcactctggactgggctgaagacaaagacaaccaggacatacacttcacatttccattcactttcagagagctgaatgtgctgaagaagaaaaagttcaaCCTattggaacttgttcatcacttctttcctgaaaccaaagaagcaggaatctgcaggtttgaagagttccaggttgtgttcatctttgacggtctggatgagtgtcgacttcctctggactttaaaaacaacgagaccctgactgatgtcacagagtccacctcagtggatgtgctgctgacaaacctcatcagggggaaactgcttccctctgctcacctctggataaccacaagacctgcagcagccaatcagatccctcctgagtgtgttgacatggtgacagaggtcagagggttcactgacccacagaaggaggagtacttcatgaagagattcagaaatgaggagcaagctgacagaatcatctcccacatcaagacatccagaagcctccacatcatgtgccacatcccagtcttctgctggatcactgctacagttctggaggatgtgctgaagaccagaacGAGAGgtgagctgcccaagaccctgactgagatgtacatccacttcctggtgtttcagtccaaactgaagaacatcaagtatgatggaggagctgagacagatccacactggagtccagagagcaggaagatgattaagtctctgggaaaactggcttttgagcagctgcagaaaggaaacctgatcttctatgactcagacctgacagagtgtggcatcgatatcagagcagcctcagtgtactcaggagtgttcacacagatctttaaagaggagagaggactgtaccaggacaaggtgttctgcttcatccatctgagtgttcaggagtttctggctgctcttcatgtccatctgaccttcatcaactctggagtcaatctgatgtcagaaaaacaaaaaacatctcgGAGGTCTAAattattcagagaaaaacctgacccaacacatttatatcagagtgctgtggaccaggccttacagagtcctaatggacacctggacttgttcctccgcttcctcctcggtctttctctagagaccaatcagaatctcatacgaggtctgctgacacacacaggaagtggctcaaagactaatcagaaaacagtcaagtacatgaaggagaagatcagtgaggatctgtctgcagagaaaagcatcaatctgttccactgtctgaatgaactgaatgatcgttctctagtggaggagatccaacagtccctgagatcaggacgtctctctacagataaactgtctcctgctcagtggtcagctctggtcttcatcttactgtcatcagaaaaagatctggacgtgtttgacctgaagaaatactctgcttcagaggaggctcttctgaggctgctgcctgtgatcaaagcttcaaacaaagctct gctgagtggctgtaacctctcagagagaagctgtgaagctctgtcctcagtcctcagctcccagtcctctagtctgagagagctggacctgagcaacaacaacctgcaggattcaggagtgaagctgctgtgtagtggtttaaagagtccactctgtagactggacactctcag gctgagtggttgtaacctctcagagagaagctgtgaagctctgtcctcagtcctcagctcccagtcctctagtctgagagagctggacctgagcaacaacaacctgcaggattcagaagtgaagctgctgtgtagtggtttaaagactctacactgttcactggaaacgctcag gctgagtggttgtaacctctcagagagaagctgtgaagctctgtcctcagtcctcagctcccagtcctctagtctgagagagctggacctgagcaacaacaacctgcatgattcaggagtgaagctgctgtctactggattaaagagtccactctgttga